The DNA segment AGTTTTTCCCAAAAGTTCAAATCTGTTCACTGAGGATTTTaacttattattcaatattggggGGAAGCACTATGCTTGCATTGCTGAAAAGGATCAAATGTGCAAACTGTGCTGCGTTCCTGAATCTGGGGGATACTGAAGATGACTGgctaacataattattatgttgacTATCTGAGCATAGGAAATTAAAAGATGCCAAATTAGTCCAGgtaatatagacataaaaaaggggggtGTGCAATGTATATTGTAGTTcttattttctaatatattatttggattcatgagagaagtccagaaccagtttcttcatgcaaaatttccttgtgctagatacagagtggcccaaaaaacTCATATTTTTGGTTCATTTTCTCGTTTTTGGGATATTCACCTtcaaaagtgtaaaatctttgaaaagacagGTTTTCTTCAAACTTTTTGCATTCTATGTTTCCATgttatggcagctttagtgttgagtgtgaaattctcaatacagcaacaatagatcatttGACAATGTAATTTTGACTCAATATcttgaacaaaaattttgacTCTGCAGCTTCATTAAGACTAGTTAGGAGCTGAACATATTGGAAATCCTCATCCCTAACCCCTGTGCTAGAGGTGGAATACCGtcaagttgacacttgttgctgtattgagaagttatatttttaattattattatttactctctctcggaaaggtgttcttcaaattatctcTACCTCCATGTTCATTGTCTATTCCTCTTACATTGAGAGTTCTCTCTTTTACAATTGAGGGTGCTTACCCCCACCTCCATGACTTTGGGGAAATATCGGCGTTATTTGCTAGAGTAACCGGACTCTCTCCCAGCAACTGAGAAGGAACTCCGCCTGTGTTTTCGTCACTCTTCTCTAGACTCTTCTCCTAGACTTCTCGGAACTCGCAATTGTAAAGGTGTGCGGAGAATCGAAGTGATTTAAACGGTTTAGTGAATACGCGTGTGAAAGAAGGCTGGCGGACGGAAGACTACCTAATGCTCTACCGGAGGATTGCTGTCTGGGGACGATGCTTAAATTAAAACCGGTGAGTCCGTTTCTTATGGAAAACTATTTAAAAaacttattcaaaattttaaaaatgaagtaACATTGCTTGAATCAATTAGTGTGACCATCTGAAAAAGGTTCAAACTATTTGAATAGGTGGATTACTTCCAAAGAAATAAACTATGATTTCTTTTCAAGTGGAATACTTTACTTTTCAAGATAAAGTGAAATAATGTCGCCGATCAATGTTTTGGTATACAATTATATTAACTCGAAGACTGTTCCATGAATAGTAGGGAAGTTTGAAATCAATTTATATGACTATTgaattttaacatgagtataatttttgtggatttaagtggaatttttaatatttttttgtgattgtgaaggaagatttttgtttgaatttgtattttgaaattaattaatctgataaattcaaaattattgtagcacatacattttttggaatcaaaatagtgtgtgaattaagttatcatttacataacctctagacagtgtattccaaattaaatcCTCTAAAACCCAACGTTCAAGGTATTTATTTTTTCGGTGaattgttgttgagtaataagccctgaaagtgcaaaaagttggaaGGAAACTGTCTTTTGgaagattttacacttttaaaggTGAATATCCCAAAAACCGaaggagatatcacaaaactctactgaacaaaacttgtaggaaattcatCTATCATTTTTTCAGCTAGTCATGttgctgaaatgcattgtttaCAAGATACATTATGCCAGAAGTGAAAAACGGAACtcttaaaccaccctcatcccttaaacacaaggggtagggatgaggacttttgatatgtttaccttctaACTAGTACCAACAAAGCTGctaagtcaaatattgtgttctaAACATACCCTCCAAATTCccctgtcaattgatctattgttgttaagctggagattttacactcaacactataacggctaCACCAATAGTAGGGAggtatataaaataatacatgaaactaaagataatatgatgctctatgagctcatgataAGCACGAATGTTTCAAACAATCTTTAAAAAGTTAcaaggccaaaaagatgaagaaattgGAGCCAGAAGGGTTTTTCTTAAAAATGTGACATCTTTGAGAGTTCATAcctaagaaaataaaaacgaTATGGGGAGATTTTATGAATGAGACTAGGCtgatttgtaagcttcaattctGTATTCGACAAAAATTTCCGGAAatcgcatattgttcgagatatgtgcaaaaaacaaaatatggtactttcaaaccaccccacCCACTTATCACAGGGGGTAGGAccgtaggagtgaggacttttgatacctctactatccttaaaagagctgcagGATCGTTGTTGAGATGAAAATTcccaattgaaaaaacaaaatggcagctatatgAGTTTTGGACATTTCAAATACAACATTAGTAGTGTCCCATCATcaaggaacaataccctaaaacgttcgacactacttctgaaacactctgtatacaaTAAGTACTAGTAGACTATAGCCTACTTAAATTGATATATAATATTCCAGTAACTTTGTCGCCTGGGAGTATGGGCTAGTATGCATGCTAGTATCTGGtactgtagttctgattttttgcTGACTTGTTTATGATGTTGGCCTAATGAACTATAACtagttttattcttattttgtattgcctttgtttcatttttatcGGTGAGTTTTCTTCATTATGTAGAAATTGAATCATTTGAGATTTAAAAAAGAATTATGTTATGCTTcttatttcttatattttttaattcttatgaattaagaatgaataattattatgctttATCTACTGTAAATTtatgtgaaatttatttgtaAGTCTGTGACTGATTTTGAGACTCCTTACTTCAAACTCACTTAATTCCGTATcatattcatttgatttggagCTTTTTCTTTgctttattacaaatttatttcattgagttttgcttttagaaaaattgaattcatttgatACTCAATAGGATACatgagtatttttttaaatttatttatttacaatgtcaAGGAAGACACCCAAATCAGTCTTCACTattatttatcaacaaaatgaacatgtaagaaatgaaaaataaatgataatacaatgaaagatatggaagataatattatgatactaTATTCATACAGTGTGTGCTGTGAAGCAATTAGGTATAAATAAcataagatataaatataagCATGGTGAATGGAAAGCATGTGAAAGTAGAGattgattaaaatataaataaatttgcctgtataaaaaaaggaagaattGATATAAATCTAAGATTTGGTTTCTGTagattgatgtaatattgaattttgttaaaaaagtcAACTGAATCATTTGAGCCTCCCCACTTCAATTTTACTTCATTGtgtatcatattcatattgtttcgtatttagtattattatttattgaagctTGAGAGTCCTAAGCTAATTCATATAATGTAATTTGCTGCCAGCACTCAACTGGTTATCTGTGGTTGcgcagtaccctttttttgtaATCTAGCGCATGCGTTCAGTGGAAGTGTCCCTGGTCACTGTGCCCTGGTCTTCCATTCATAGTAAGTGATTGCAAGGAGAAACTTCTATTCCTCTTTTCGTTTAAAACCGCTACACAATATTCTCTTCTCATTATTAACAGTATTGTGGAAAACCTCATTTAACTCTTATTTTCcttatgatatattattattaccggCCGTGACAAACCGTAACTCATACCTCAACTCCTTACCTCAATTATTGTTCCACCTCATTTCTGACCTTTTACCTCAAATAGTGAAATACCTAAAGACATTCATCTTCGATGACGTGTGGCCACACCTACGAGTCAATGCTTCAATTACATATGGTGAAAAGGAACAATATCAAGGTATTtagattcatttattaatttcattattatttatcctcGCATCACGTTTTGTGGAATCCTCACCCCTTCCTCTGGTCCAGCATTTTAATACAGTCttattctcttattcttcttatttctttaATATCCTCAACCCTGAACATTTGATCCTCCAGGGCagatttttgaatcaatattttattttattggaaatatcaTGTCCATTTGCTTCTCATTCACACTATCAGTCATTCAGTTTGTTCTAATAACGTTCAAACACGATTTCTGATTATCATTATTGTGCAAGTAAAGATTTGTTTGTTACTCAACTTGGCTTCAATTTACTGCTGTTCTGTCAGTACAATCAACCCATTGTTTTACTGCTTGGCGCTTATCGCAAATTGTAACAGAACAATAATTCTGTTTTCTCTCTCAGCACACTCAGATGGAGTGTGATTCTATTCATGCTCAAATCGAAAAGAAACTCTGAAACAAGGACATTTATGTACCTGCTAATtacattgaaattattgaaactttgCGAAAGAACCCAGGACCTTACACAGTGAAATATATTGACCATACTTTTTTAAGATTTCTCAAAATCTTGCATTACTAATTCGATAAGACCTGATGAAAGAGTAGGGGATTTTACAGTATGTGATTTGTCTGCTTTGAAGTACACTAAAGAAAAAGAAGTGTATTACTAATTGAACTTCAATGATGAATGGACAATGTtgaggaaaagattgagaaagTCAAACCGCTTTGAAGTGCCAATACCTTTGTATACCAACACATTAAAAATCAAACCTGaaaaatttaatcactcacagGATTTGAAAAGAGTGATTCCAAATGACTATCACAGTTTTTATGACAACTTACGGCATTAAGTCAAGAATtctttgttgaaaatatttttatatctacttACTTTGCTTTTATACATTGTTCTCAAGTAGAAGTGTTTTATGTTTGCAtttctcaatttaataataataatcattcatgAGGGGGCTAGAATCAAAAGttacataattcatttttttcaaaattgagttATCTGCGTCATCTTGTGGTATTTTTAACGGGGAATCCAAATAGCGTAAGGGTTAGTTTCTAATCTCACTAAATCCCATTGAAAATAATAGGCAAAGTCATAGGTTGGTTACAAAACTGACATAATCCTCTGGATCTTGTCACTTTTGAGACTGActgttttcattcaatcaatcaggTGCTCTGTTTGAACCAgcttttgaggttatgtttgttTTGTTTCAGCTACAAGATAGACAAGTAGTGTTTAGCGTATGAAGCTTTTTGTTCTGTTGTTTTATCGAATTTAAAGATTAATTAAAGTATTATTGTGACAACAAAATTGAGTTGAATGTAACACCAACTGAAGATGGACAGCGAAGTCGAAAAAGAAGTCGTAATCCTTCCAActggaagaaaaataaggaaaagACTGCAAGGTAAACCTAGCCTAAGTTTTAGGTTCAGTTCTTAGTATGAGTGTGTGAATGTGATtttaaaaacttctatgatAAATTTTGAAGGTGTAACTTAATATTAACTTGTAAAAAGATTTCAGTGTTTGTAATGTAAGCCTTGATCAGGATAGGATAGGCATAATGTGCCTGGTTTTTCTGATTCTCTTTGGCTACACCTGTCACTGTTAGTCTAAAGCAGAGGAAAATTCTATTGATTTACATAACAGTGAATCTCATTAGAATATTTTCTCTGTTTTAGGTACTCTGCAAAACACCCACCTCAATACCCCACCTGCAACCACATTGAAGGAGTTTACAGATGCAAACAACTAAAAATGTGAGATGTCATGAGTTTGCACAAGCTATACTACAAGAAATCGGAAAAACAATATCAAGACCACTTCGTACTGAAACACGTAAaaattttcaactgtaaacGTAGAAGGCCTGGACAATCTAAAAATTTAGACAACCCCAAGTGCTACGGCTCAAAACTccgaacaacaaaatattttgttcGTAATGTTGATAAGGAAGAGATTCCAGTGTGCTTagaaacattcaaaaatattcttcaagttTCTCGACCCAGAATTAATAATGTTACTGCTCAGTTTCATGAAAAAGGTTTTATTGAAGATAGGAGAGGTGGATTCAAGAAGCATGCCATTTACCAGCCAAAAAATGAGTGTgttatgaaattcataaatagCTTCAAATGCGTAGAGTCACACTACTGTAGAGGAGGTAATCAAAGAAAGTTCCAGTCTGAACATAAAACGATTGTGGAAAATATACTCCTCTGAACCGACCAACCTGCTGTAAAACTCTCTTATTTCAGAagcatttttaataataaatacaatttagGATTTGGTACACCTCGAACTGACATTTGTTCACTTTGTATTGAAATTTCAGAGAAACTAAAAAGAGAAGATGATCCTGAAAAAAAACGTTTCAATAACAGAGAAGAGAGTTCATAAGTTGAAGTATAAGGCCTTTTATGACAAACTGAAAGATCCCAATCCCAATACAGTACTTTAATCCTATCGTTTGACTGTCAAAAAAATCTGCCCCTACCAAAAGTACCTGACCAATCTACTTACTACAGCCGTCAAGTAACGTTACGTTCATAACTTTACTGTTGTCAAGGGTAATAGCAAATCAGAACTTGGCCAGGACAATGTAACGGCGTACTGCTGGacagaaaatgaatattgtaaagACTCAAATTAGATTGCCTCCTGCCTTTTGGATACACTTGAAACAACTGATATGACAGGATACAGTACACTACGTCTAATATCAGATGGCTGCTCGGTCCAAAACAAAAACTCAACTTTAATGACAATGGTAAACACTAGGCTTGTGTCTCAGAAcgcaaatcaatcaataaaagaaGTAGAGATTGTGTTCCCAGTAACTGGCCACAGTTTCCTACCTGCGGATCGAGTATTTGGGAATATTGAAAAAGAACTCAAGAGAAAGGAAGTCCTAGTAAATCCTAAAGAGGTGTAGCCTATgatatcattaaaaaatatgcaAAGATTAAGTTGGTAGGAACAGATGTGAAAgtgtataatttcaaaaaagcaAAAGAAACTATCATAAAAGAGGTTCAGAAATGGTACTTTcagatttcaaaaataaaaagagtgtttataaatagaattggaAATAACTGCACAGTAAGAGGAGAAATTGCTTATAAAAGTGATATTGGAtcctacaaaaaaattacaagagtgGGAAAGACAATGAAGCACTTTGTGCCAGAAGAGGTGCTAAAGAAAAATGAGCTGAATGCAAACAAAAAGAAGGATGTGTTGATAAACTGCTAGAGAAACATTATGGTGACCTATGGCAAGACATGCCCGAATTAGAATTCTACAAATTTGTTGTAGATCATTCAAATTGTCAaggagattttcaagatgactTGTGCGAACAACAAGAAAGAGATTTAACTCTTATTCTTAAATACGTCACATCAATGTTGTTCACAAAAGTCATCTTCAAAATCTTCTTGTCAATTAAAAtgatctacaataaatttaattcgtACAAAACAGTACAAAATTATGTAcattgttcaaaataatttgaaatttagaattaaatttagatttattgatttatgatttgaaaataaaataatattatttgcaataattatattcCTCTTCAATGTTTGCCTTATCACGTTCCCTGCTATTGTAGACATATAGAcattatattcatttgaatagtattattatgtgGTCTACCTGCATGTTTGAATAATTGACTAACTTCAAGTACAACTAATTATTCGTCAATGGTGGAACCTAGTTTCcactataatatcaatattatgtcGTAAATCGTGAATTTATATCCTTCATTCGTGGATTTTAGTATTCTTTTTCCTACTGTTTCTAGAAACGTATGAAAAAGCAAAGGCGAAAACACGAAAAGCCTGCGACACATCAAATCTCGACACCTCTGATGAGGAAGAGTCGAGGAGATCTCGCTGCGCTAGACGGAAGAGGAATCTTAGTCAGGAGCTGCAGTTCCTGGAGGAGCAGCCATCCCGCAACCAGAACAAAAGTCCACCATACCCCGATTTCGAGGAAGAGCCGATAGCCACTTACCAGATGCTCCAGACACGCCATAAGTCACACTCAAACACCTCCAATTTCCGACCACCCACCCCAAAGTTCatatcaatcatcatcatccatcctGATAAATCCATCGACTTCCAATTTCACACCAGTAGGGTATTATGCGACCCCTTCCCCCCAACAGCATACGTTTcaacaaacaatcaatcaatcaatcaacaatgTGTGAGTAATCTGTTCATatacatttaaaatttattagaacGTCTTTCCTAGGAGGTTAATttagtaggttatgttccatacactcgAATTCAGGCCCAATTTCCagtcaaaacatttgaaaaacagaaaagttctagaTTTAGatttttacaaaccaaattgaataacaaaataacactcactaatcacttagaactgtaaaatgatgataaactttgaaaattctgatataCTTTAATTTAGAAAGATATACTATTTGCTTCAATATTTgttggtcatgtcaacaaataatatatttttatcaagtcaaatataataggatatttaaAGTTGAACATCTTAttgaataataggaattgaattTGAGCTTAATATGTTACCAGGAagtttttgatattttcttttCCCTCTATATATTGGATCCCTTATTTCAATCAACTTATTCTGTCAATAATCATACCAAAGTTTCGAGAAATACtctaatttaatttctaaagctgggtttacaccaaatttattaacatgatgtttatttttccgtccttatagaatctataagattgaacggaacttgacaaacacatatgttcatcatgtgtaatGTTCAATACAATAGAATCTGTAAGgacagagaaataaacattttgttaataactggtgtaaacgcagcttaactaTTTTTCATTAGAAAAATCATCACCTAATTAGTTATTGCTACTATTACAGCGGAGGAGCGAGGGCTGTCTGGCCAAATTGCAAGATTTCAGATGTCAATTTACGATTTGAGCCACCGACTGGAGCATTATTCAAAAACAATGGAGCAGCTTGTTAATGCAGCAGCTGTAACAAGGGCTGGTATTGATGAAGAAACATCGTCAAAGATGACGCTTCCTCTAAGAAGCATGGAAGATTTCCAATCATTGGAAAGAGACATAAAGAATGGGAGGAAAAAATCGTTTGTGAGTAGCTCCAGCAATaacttaaataatattttataaaatgattaaatagttttaaatttatttattcaattagttattcattcattcatttatcacatTATATATACTGAATAAGTACACCAAAGACGATATATGGTCTACAATCTTGATACATCATGCTTGTGCTTTGTTATAAAAAGTGTTTCAGAGGAGTACTATAAACTTTCATTTATAAAAAAGTTTCGCAATCTACCGATACAATTTCCAATGAACAGAATGACTTActcatcaaatttataattcttAACACGTAGAGACATATTAATGAACTGAACTGATCATTCGCATTGCAAAATTAAATTAGATACGGTATGCAATAGAACTAgtccaaaattttaaatttttaatttattccgttgaattgaaaaatacaatgaacGTTTTCAACTTTAATGTTTATTGGAATTCTCAAGCTTGGAAGGGATATTACTGAATAGTCAATGATAAACTTGTATCTTGAATGGATAAAACCTTTTTTAAGTTCAATGATGAGAAAATTTATGACCATAATTCTGTAAATTTTACCCAAACCCAGAAATCGCGATTAAATGGAGACAaaacattgaattttcaaatactGTTTGTTTGAATCTTTTCAACTAATAGGAAAAATACAGTAAATATGCCTAAgaaattttctgttaatttgaaTTGAACATAGGGAGTctcaagctgcgtttacaccaaagttattaacaaggtgttaataacttaatccttatagattctattagattaaacggaacttgacaaacacatatgtccatcatgtgtttttcaagtttcgttcaatccaaagaccttaaagatgcatagactcacatggagcgctagtgtcgtacttggaattgaattcggccattgagggggcaacctataagattattacataccaatgcctttatATTCTGCAAAAAGTGAAATAGCCAATTTTAGGCCAGTATCAGTGCAGAGCCCCTTCTCCAAGATATTTGAGAAATTGGCACAAAAAACAATATCCAGTTACCTGgagaataatatgattttgtCTGAAtgtcaatttggttttcgtttGGGAAAATCGACAATCATTGCAGTAAATGACTTCATTAACCAAGTATATGACTCACTTGACAAAGGGAAAAAATCTCTAGGACTCTTTGTAGACATGAAAAAGGCATTCGACAGCCTTAATCATGAAACTCTGATGGAGAAAATGCATTTTTATGGTATCAGAGGGTTGGCTTTTGAATGGCTGAAGTCTTTTCTTAGTGAAAGGTCCCAATTAGTTGAGATTGAAGAGAGAAATGGGGGAATCATCAACTACAAATATCGGTCAGAAATCCGGCAATTGGAAAAAGGAGTGCCGCAGGGAACTATACTTGGCCCGTTATTGTTCTCACTGTATATTAATGACTTGTAACAGTGTATTATTTGCTGACGATGCTAATTTCCTACTGACAGGTGATacatttgaagaattaaaagaagaataattgaaggAGAAAAAGTAATCAAGTGCATGAAGGAGTGGTGTGAGGCTAATGAGTTGACAGTCAACGTAAAGAAAACATTGTATATGAGCTTCAATATTGGCTATTTAGACACACCCAATAACTTTGATTTTGCCGTGGATGCAACAAGTATAATGCCAGTGGAAGAATGTGGATTCTTGGGAATCAATGTTGATGTAAGACTGAAGTGGAACAGTCACATTGATCAGGTGGTAAAAAGGCTCAATGCAGCGGGGTTTGCAATATCAAGATTGATAAGGGAGGTGGACCAGAGAATAGTTCGAATAGCGTACTATGGATATTTCCAGCCAGCTCTAACGTATGGCCTGATATTCTGGGGTGCGGCACCCGCTTCATTGATGGCCTTCAGAGTGCAAAAACGGCTACTGAGAATGATGTTTAGGAAGCCACCAAGAACCCCATGCAGAGAGTTATTCAAAAACAATGGAGCAGCTTGTTAATGCAGCAGCTGTAACAAGGGCTGGTATTGATGAAGAAACATCGTCAAAGATGACGCTTCCTCTAAGAAGCATGGAAGATTTCCAATCATTGGAAAGAGACATAAAGAATGGGAGGAAAAAATCGTTTGTGAGTAGCTCCAGCAATaacttaaataatattttataaaatgattaaatagttttaaatttatttattcaattagttattcattcattcatttatcacatTATATATACTGAATAAGTACACCAAAGACGATATATGGTCTACAATCTTGATACATCATGCTTGTGCTTTGTTATAAAAAGTGTTTCAGAGGAGTACTATAAACTTTCATTTATAAAAAAGTTTCGCAATCTACCGATACAATTTCCAATGAACAGAATGACTTActcatcaaatttataattcttAACACGTAGAGACATATTAATGAACTGAACTGATCATTCGCATTGCAAAATTAAATTAGATACGGTATGCAATAGAACTAgtccaaaattttaaatttttaatttattccgttgaattgaaaaatacaatgaacGTTTTCAACTTTAATGTTTATTGGAATTCTCAAGCTTGGAAGGGATATTACTGAATAGTCAATGATAAACTTGTATCTTGAATGGATAAAACCTTTTTTAAGTTCAATGATGAGAAAATTTATGACCATAATTCTGTAAATTTTACCCAAACCCAGAAATCGCGATTAAATGGAGACAaaacattgaattttcaaatactGTTTGTTTGAATCTTTTCAACTAATAGGAAAAATACAGTAAATATGCCTAAgaaattttctgttaatttgaaTTGAACATAGGGAGTctcaagctgcgtttacaccaaagttattaacaaggtgttaataacttaatccttatagattctattagattaaacggaacttgacaaacacatatgtccatcatgtgtttttcaagtttcgttcaatccaaagaccttaaagatgcatagactcacatggagcgctagtgtcgtacttggaattgaattcggccattgagggggcaacctataagattattacataccaatgcctttatattctacaataatttaacaactatatagatataatatctcaaataaaaataaaataactaaaataccccaatggcggccttcaatttcaagtaagagctaccattgggaaggcataggcattgtgggtctatatctctttaaggtctttggttcaatctaatagaatctattaggattaagttattaacattttgttaataactttggcgTAAACCCAGCTCAAGAGTTAAACCCAGGTTTCGTTAAGACCCCCATGCGCGTATTTAACTTATCATTTTTGGAACGTCATCTGAGAGACATCGTAGATTTCTTTCAGCTTCTTTCCTAGAATAATCTTTCTATAGGATATACAGAACTGAGCTCCACTAAAAAAGAAAGTTCATGCAGAATGAATATCCTTCATTTCGCAAACCATTTATGACCGATCATTTCACACAGTACTAAtgaaattgttttgatttttttagatAAAGTATATGAGGACAGTGGGCGGCGCTGATATTGGCCAATGTGTCAATAACATATTGCATCGATTGATGATTGATGAGCTGGCCATGCAATTTTCATACACTGGCCGTGCATCAAATGGCAACACAAAAACTCCATTCCATGGGAGTGAGATATCTAAATGCATACTGAGTAAGTAGGCTATTCCTTTAGTTATAGTCATATATACATGACATTTTTGGTTATGTAAATATGGATGTTACTTATTTATTGTATGTTAATTTTATATATTAGCAAGGTTAGCATTTCAGGCCATATTTACACTGCACTGTAGTAGATAGccgtatttgtttttcaaaccatACCTATAGTTACcgtatgtaaataaaa comes from the Nilaparvata lugens isolate BPH chromosome 1, ASM1435652v1, whole genome shotgun sequence genome and includes:
- the LOC111059754 gene encoding uncharacterized protein LOC111059754 isoform X1, producing the protein MDSEVEKEVVILPTGRKIRKRLQETYEKAKAKTRKACDTSNLDTSDEEESRRSRCARRKRNLSQELQFLEEQPSRNQNKSPPYPDFEEEPIATYQMLQTRHKSHSNTSNFRPPTPKFISIIIIHPDKSIDFQFHTSRVLCDPFPPTAYVSTNNQSINQQCIKYMRTVGGADIGQCVNNILHRLMIDELAMQFSYTGRASNGNTKTPFHGSEISKCILIAIQKLFGEIATEVKYGLLASKWLQQARTRVLGKTKSRETTPHEAQIEDNNI
- the LOC111059754 gene encoding uncharacterized protein LOC111059754 isoform X2, producing MSEERGLSGQIARFQMSIYDLSHRLEHYSKTMEQLVNAAAVTRAGIDEETSSKMTLPLRSMEDFQSLERDIKNGRKKSFIKYMRTVGGADIGQCVNNILHRLMIDELAMQFSYTGRASNGNTKTPFHGSEISKCILIAIQKLFGEIATEVKYGLLASKWLQQARTRVLGKTKSRETTPHEAQIEDNNI